A stretch of DNA from Vibrio sp. ED004:
AAATTAATCTCACATCTCTACCACAATGTCTGTTTTTACCGAGTTCGCGATAAAGCAATTTTTGTGCGCCAAGTGATGTAGCTTTTCGAGTTGTTTGGCGGTTGGTTGTTTGGTGCCTAGAAATACAATGTCAGGTCGCAGAGTCACCTTAGTGACCGATGAGCGGCCTGATTCATCTTCCTCAAGCACACCAATCGCATCATCCACATAAGACTCGATCACATACTTCTGCTTCGCGGCGATTCCCAGAAAAGTCAGCATATGGCAGCTAGAAAGTGCCGCAATAAAGGCTTCTTCTGGGTCAACATTCGCTTCCACCGAGAATGGGAGCGGCACAACATGAGGAGAAGATGAAGCAGGTACAGTGATTCCACCATCAAACTCCCACGTATGACCGCGGCTGTATTGATTGTCGCTAAAGGCTTCATCTGCCGCTTTTTGCCAGCGAATGAGCGCACCATATTCAGACATAGAACCGTTCCTTTTTAATGTTCATTACTTAACGATCAGCAGGGTGATTCACACCATCGTTGGTCACCACATCACCAATATCAAAAGGGTTCACTCCTTCCAAACAGCCGATGTTAAAACCGTATTCATTTGGGCTTGAGCGGCGTTGGTGATGGGTATAGATACCGCAGTTTGAGCAGAAATAATGCTTCGCGGTGTTGGTATTGAATTGATAAAGCTTAAGATGCTCCGCACCTTTGAGGATCTTGATGCCATCTAGCGCAACAGAGCCCACAATCGCTCCCCTGCGACGACAGATAGAGCAATCACAACGACGTGGCTTCTCTATTCCGTTAGGTAAGCTAAGCTCTAGTTCAACCGCACCGCAATGACAGGTTGCCTTGTGAAAAGGTTGGATAACCGTATCTCCGATGACTTTCATTTTTATCTCCATTTACATCCTTGTAATCGAACTATCTTAACGAGAACTATTTACCTTGTCCGTAATGAAGCTTTGAATTTACCACTTTCAGAACAATCAACTTATCCATAAGATCTTCAATAATTCTCAGTTTTACTACGACATCGCCCTACATTAACAATCGTTAATCTACACACAACCCGCCCTTAATCCTTGTGCAAGTAAGCTTCCAGTATTAATCGAAATATAGAGAGAACGAAAAGTGAATATACTCGGATACTTACAAAAAATAGGTAAAGCACTGATGGTGCCGATCGCGGTACTGCCAGCTGGTGGTTTAATGCTTGGCTTAGGTTATGCGTTGGACCCAACCGGTTGGGGCGCAAACAGCGCGTTAGCAACCATA
This window harbors:
- a CDS encoding OsmC family protein, whose product is MSEYGALIRWQKAADEAFSDNQYSRGHTWEFDGGITVPASSSPHVVPLPFSVEANVDPEEAFIAALSSCHMLTFLGIAAKQKYVIESYVDDAIGVLEEDESGRSSVTKVTLRPDIVFLGTKQPTAKQLEKLHHLAHKNCFIANSVKTDIVVEM
- a CDS encoding GFA family protein, with the protein product MKVIGDTVIQPFHKATCHCGAVELELSLPNGIEKPRRCDCSICRRRGAIVGSVALDGIKILKGAEHLKLYQFNTNTAKHYFCSNCGIYTHHQRRSSPNEYGFNIGCLEGVNPFDIGDVVTNDGVNHPADR